In the Micromonospora narathiwatensis genome, one interval contains:
- a CDS encoding prenyltransferase, which translates to MLEPRLIPEPRRAVAEATSTRDRARWRALLQLARLRFLLYNLLPVGLAVAVSVHQGHPLDLTWYAVAQLFAWTVHVMTHFCNEYFDLEADRANVYFTPWTGGSRALVDGMVAPVVSLGAGFVLFGVSTLMVAVMPSWQARVLAAAAVVLAWFYTAPPVRLNYRGAGELTVAAILNGLWPAVAVVLQAGTVPWLLLAVLAPTAVLQVARMMVMNLGDRRSDATVGKRTLPVIFGYRSAVRLIVAAQPVAYGMLTAFALLGWVPWLVWAAMAATAPLSVWLVVRLRAGAMRDLDPRRMTPVVFWASNHVSLIVAAAMLGVILDAARGSAGTGALAVLGAVLAGYGLLFAYRLWLARRAPAGG; encoded by the coding sequence ATGCTGGAACCTCGTCTGATTCCGGAACCTCGCCGTGCCGTGGCCGAGGCCACCTCGACGCGTGACCGCGCGCGCTGGCGGGCTCTGCTCCAGCTGGCCCGACTACGCTTCCTGCTCTACAACCTCCTGCCGGTGGGCCTCGCCGTGGCGGTGTCGGTCCATCAGGGTCACCCGCTCGACCTCACCTGGTACGCCGTCGCGCAACTCTTCGCGTGGACGGTCCATGTCATGACGCACTTCTGCAACGAGTACTTCGACCTGGAGGCCGACCGCGCGAACGTCTACTTCACGCCGTGGACCGGCGGCAGCCGGGCACTGGTCGACGGCATGGTCGCGCCCGTGGTGTCGCTCGGCGCGGGGTTCGTCCTGTTCGGCGTGTCGACGCTGATGGTGGCGGTCATGCCGTCCTGGCAGGCGCGCGTGCTCGCCGCCGCGGCCGTCGTGCTGGCCTGGTTCTACACCGCGCCGCCGGTGCGGCTGAACTATCGGGGCGCGGGCGAGCTGACGGTCGCCGCGATCCTCAACGGCCTGTGGCCCGCCGTCGCGGTGGTGCTCCAGGCGGGCACCGTGCCGTGGCTGCTGCTGGCCGTGCTGGCACCCACCGCCGTGCTCCAGGTGGCGCGGATGATGGTGATGAACCTGGGGGACCGCCGATCCGACGCCACGGTCGGCAAGCGCACGCTGCCGGTCATCTTCGGCTACCGGTCGGCGGTGCGCCTGATCGTCGCCGCGCAGCCCGTCGCGTACGGGATGCTCACCGCCTTCGCCCTGCTCGGCTGGGTGCCGTGGCTGGTGTGGGCGGCGATGGCCGCCACAGCGCCGCTGTCGGTGTGGCTCGTCGTCCGGCTCCGCGCCGGCGCGATGCGTGACCTCGATCCCCGGCGCATGACACCGGTGGTGTTCTGGGCCTCGAACCACGTCTCCCTGATCGTCGCGGCGGCCATGCTCGGCGTGATCCTGGACGCGGCCCGGGGTTCCGCCGGCACCGGGGCGCTGGCCGTGCTCGGCGCCGTCCTTGCCGGCTACGGGCTGCTGTTCGCGTACCGCCTGTGGTTGGCCCGCCGCGCCCCGGCCGGGGGATGA